From a region of the Desmodus rotundus isolate HL8 chromosome 7, HLdesRot8A.1, whole genome shotgun sequence genome:
- the CCNDBP1 gene encoding cyclin-D1-binding protein 1, whose product MASAAAPAGPTLAPPLEQLRHLAGELRLLLPRVRVGEAQETTKEFNPETFWIRLNEAAVKVSREATILTEVFSRLPLPLPSPQETQRVCEQARAAVRAVVAVYYSLPKDRGITLRKLVRSSTLDIVDGMAQLVEVLSITPAQSPENNDLISCNNVWLVCQQVPQIPRDNKAAALLMLTKSVDLVKDAHEEMERAVEECDPYCGLSNDVEEDNSEQDNVLGYPNNQDSYWSEEDQELIIPCLALVRASKACLKKIRVAVAENGKKDQVAQLDDIVDISDEISPSVDDLALSIYPPMCHLTVRINSAKLVSIIKKALEITKSSHVTPQPEDSWIPLLINAVDHCMNRIKELTQNELEL is encoded by the exons ATGGCTAGCGCAGCTGCACCTGCAGGCCCCACCCTGGCTCCACCTTTGGAGCAGCTCCGGCACTTAGCAGGGGAGCTGCGGTTGCTCCTGCCCAGAGTGCGGG TCGGTGAAGCCCAGGAGACCACCAAGGAGTTCAATCCGGAGACGTTTTGGATAAGACTCA ATGAGGCAGCTGTGAAAGTGTCAAGGGAAGCCACGATTCTGACCGAAGTCTTCTCTCGACTTCCACTGCCACTGCCGTCCCCACAG GAAACCCAGAGGGTCTGCGAACAAGCCCGTGCTGCTGTCAGGGCTGTTGTTGCAGTATACTACTCACTCCCCAAGGACCGGG GAATTACCCTGAGAAAGCTGGTTCGGAGCAGCACTTTGGACATCGTGGATGGCATGGCTCAGCTTGTGGAAGTGCTTTCCATCACCCCGGCCCAGAG CCCTGAGAACAATGATCTTATTTCCTGCAACAATGTTTGGCTTGTGTGCCAGCAGGTGCCTCAGATACCAAGAG ACAACAAAGCTGCAGCCCTTTTAATGCTGACAAAAAGCGTGGATTTAGTGAAGGATGCGCATGAGGAAATGGAGCGG GCTGTGGAAGAATGTGACCCTTACTGTGGCCTCTCGAATGACGTTGAGGAGGACAACTCTGAACAGGATAATGTTTTGGGGTATCCAAACAATCAGGACTCCTACTGGTCAGAGGAAGATCAAGAGCTCATAATCCCATGCCTTGCCCTGGTGAGAGCGTCCAAAGCCTGCCTGAAGAAAATCCGGGTCGCAGTGGCAGAGAATGGGAAGAAGGACCAGGTGGCCCAGCTGGACGACATTGTAGATATTTCTGATGAGATCAGCCCGAG TGTGGATGATTTGGCTCTGAGTATATATCCACCAATGTGCCATCTGACTGTGAGAATCAAT TCTGCAAAACTTGTTTCCATCATAAAGAAGGCACTTGAAATTACAAA ATCGAGTCATGTGACCCCACAGCCAGAAGACAGTTGGATCCCTTTACTCATTAATGCTGTTGACCACTGCATGAATAGAATCAAGGAACTGACCCAGAATGAACTGGAATTATGA